TCGTTACATCCTTATGCAGCCACTTGCGAGTGCCAGTGACCAAAGCTACACCAGCACGGGGTTCCTCTGCACGATGAGACAAGGCGGCTGATGTATGTTGGACATTAAGACTGGCTGGGTGGCTGAGAAAAGTGGAGAGATGTGGAGGGATGTTTTCAGGCAAAGTACATGGTCCTCAGTGTGTCGTGGTGGATCTGAACAGCCTTGGCCAACGCCTGGGGGTCCCTGCCGTTACTCTGCCCTGAAACGTGGCTGCCCTCCGCACTGTGAACAGGAAGtggacaacaaaacaaaatataacaatCAGACAAAATAACAAGTAAACCACctcacaaagaaataaaaaagaagaattaaattCATATGGATATCTTAAAGACGAATGATGGCATTCAAAAATGATATTAGTAAACATACTTATAGATAAtttatcatatttgttttgtctcactTCTACTTGCTTGTAATACAGGTGCCAGCTTTTATTGTGAGGAAAGGCCCAGAACACACTTCCACTTCACATCAAGGCAAACTAACTTATTTCTGATCAACTATGAACTTTTAAACCTTAAGAAATGTTCTCCACACCTGTCGTGCTCTTTGTCGACGAGGTGGTAGCGAGCACGGAAGGCCACCAAGTGGGCGTAGTAGGCAGGTGCCGGGATGGAGACGGAGCGAGTGCAGCGAACGTAGGTGTGACACAGCTGGTAGGTGAGAAGCTGGAACTCGTCTGCAGTGAAACAGTTGTCGTCCCACAGAACATGGTAGTGGGAAGGCCGACTTGTACCCTGGAGGGAGGAAAGCATAGTTAATCGCACTCTGGAGTAAACAGCTCCATGGAGAAAGGACAAACAGTGCTACAGCATCTAAAATTAGGTGAGACAGGGAAGACTGTGAGACAGATGAAAGGAAAAGTTCCAGGTATCCCTTCTCCGACTGCTGCTCGTAACACAACTGCTGGAGTGTTTATATAGCAAATGGAATTTAAGGCCAAACTGTTTTAATCAGAACTGAAACCTCTGACAGTGTTAGCAGACGCGTGCAGGTAAAGGCATACCTGGATTCCAGCATGACTGCAGAGGTAAAAGTCAAACTCATAGGGGTGGGTGATGTCTGTGTCCACTGTGGTGCCGGCAGGAATGTTTCCACTTCGTCCAACCtaacagaaaaatacaatatgGTGAATGTATTAAAGAGCATCATTTTATCTCAAAAGGCCTGTGTCAGgtttattttctacaaaaataaatctccTGTGCTGCTCACCCGCTCGTTGCGATCTGCACAGAAAAGCCGTGTGTGGTGCCGTTTCTGTACAACAATGTAGGTAATCCCTGGCTGATATTCTTTCTCTAGACTGATGCAAGCCTCCCTGATAGCCAGCAGCTCATAGTATAGCACCTGCACAGAAACACGGTGAGTATTTAAATTactggtgttaaaaaaaaaacatgtacatttaaatacaggACCCTCAATGCACTTATTTATATGGTCAAATATTTCCCATAAAGGGAAAACTCCTGTTGCTTTTAAAGAGAACTGGTGACAGAAGAGGACAGCTGTACCTGTCTGAACTGGCCCTCTGACACTCCGTCCCTGTAGAAGATGATTCTAGTTGGTTTGTAGCGTGTTGATTTGTAGAACTGGATCAAGAGCTCTCGCACCATAGAGGCCAAGTCTTGGATCACCTCTTGTCTGGGCCTCTGGACTCGCACTGTAGCACAGTACCTGCTGGGGTGGGCATCCATACTGCCCACAACCTGGAGAGGAAGAACAGtaagtaaacacagaaacagaaacatagtTCCAGTAAtatggaaaatgtgaaaatatgacaCTACAGCACAACCTACCTCAATAAAAGGACATTTTACAGAATAAATCACAGTGCAAATAGTACCATAAACATTTAAGTGAGTACATTAGGCATAGTGCCTGGTGCCTGGCTTTGGTCTTGTCCAACAGGGAGGCTCCAGGTGCAGCTTTATTTTACACACTTATTGGCAAGAATCCCACTGAGCTCTAGCAAAGTATTTCGGGAGGATAAATTAGCATGCTGTAGGGATGAAAGCCCAGACTGAGTTTCTGAAGTGAAGTCTCACCGCTGCAATAGATGGCTTCTTCCCATCCCCTGCTGGAGGATGAGTGACATCTGCCCCGAGAAAAATGACAGGCTGCTGGAACACAGAAGGCCTGGatggaagagaagaggaaaaaaatatatctacCGACAATTCGACCAAGGAGTCACAGAGTTTTGACGCAATCTGTGTGACATCCAGTGAgtacaaagacagacagcagagtgaTCCTGTATCttcaaaaacaaattgaattttCTGTCATTGATctatttttgtccttttcttcttGTGGTTTTTACCGTTGGTTTGGAACCAGGATGTTGTTGATGCCTCCAAGTTTAACATTGATCTTGAGACAGAGGTTGGAGAGGGTCTGAGGAGACGTCTTCACAACGTTCTTCACCTGGACACACTGGGTGGCCATGCCGAGGAGGGTGTCTCCTACTCGCTTCACCTCAGCTGTGGGTCAgagtttaaataatgttttaaatacatctaAATGCTTCAAAAACCTACTTACTGAACTGGGTACAGTGATGCTACTTTATGCTGCCTTTATAAATAGTCTTTAAATTGCATTGTATTTggattatacatttttatttttgtaccaTAAACAGGTGTTTTGCCAGGGAGGATAACAATGATGAGCTGCAGGCCAGCGTAAGTGTTCTTCAGGTGTCTGAACATGGGCTCCACACTGTCAGCTCCCTGGGCGTATTTACAGAAGCATGGCTGTCCTTGGATTGGCATCCCAGCATCCTTTGAGATTTTACGCAATTGGTCTGTGAAGATCctgaaaggtaaaaaaaaacagtgtttaaaagAACATATATATGGCATTAATAGTAGTacaattttcaaaataaagatcTTATGTTTTTGAAgagaatgtgtttaaaatatgcACCATGAGGAGAACGTTCCTACTtctaaacagaaaatatatgtTGTGTATGACTTTTACTTATCATTTTGGAGTCACAAACATGTATTCAAATTGAATTTATACTTTAGCTGGTACCTGATAACTCCAAACATATTTCACAGCAATGTCAAAGTCGGACATTAAAAAGGATGCATTTATTGTTAACTGACcactctgatgtgtttttgtgaacagAATTAGGAACAAAAATACACTATTATCTGACTGCTTTGTCTTCATGTTAGTTTTCTTCCATTTGTTCCGTATTTGTATTAAACGTCCTTTTCTACCACTTGTGTTATAACCTCTTCTGTGTTCCTACTCTGTACTAAGTCACTAAACCGTCTTTGTGAGCTCACTTGAGGATCTCTTCTCGACACTGCCTCTGGGTGGCGAAGCAGGCGATGGCCCACATCTTGATCTCCACTCCAGTGTGAAACTGTTTTCCTCTCATGTCCCACACCCCATGGCTGGGTGTCGCTACTGTGCGGTTCTGCAACGACAGTGCAGGGTTGATCTGCTGGTGCTggcagtgacacagacacataaagtACATGGACACAAAGACAATATATGGTTGAAAGATTCCAAAGATTTAAGCGACATTATGTAAGAGTCAgagtgactgactgactcatCATGGCATTATGATGGGCATGCAAACAGAgtgcttttaaatttaaacagctTCTGTAAATGATTTCTTAACacaacatgcatgtgcacagaaaaaagcaaaacgAATGGACCAAAGAAAAAGTTCAGAGAAAAGATGTGTGATAGATAAGATATCATAAGAGAGAATGGTGATATGGAGTGGAAGCACACCAAACATAAGAAAAATCTACCTACAGATTAAAATTACAGGGTTTCCccacagaaaatgtgttcatCGTATAGAAGTGCAGATTTGGCTTGTTTTAAAATGGATGTCAGCTTGATGAAAGATTTCTACAACATACGCTGATGATAACTTATTGGTTTTGGTGCAGgaattacaaaacacaaaaatatcaaattaaacGTGTCgcatgcattttaaaatgttatagtACCAAATGTCAAAAGTTTATCTGGTCAGTTTGTGCACTTTTGCTGCCACTTACTGGAAAACACGTGttatctcaaacacacacacacacacacacgttaaaaaacacatgtatatAAAGCGTGATTTAAAGGGGAAGGTACCATAAAGGGCTCAGAGCTCACCCTGCCGCCATACTGCAGCATGGGGGCCGGCAGGACGCGACCcgtcacctgagccatctcgTCACGCACACGGAACTGGAACTCCTGGACAAACGGGTCAGCTTCATAATTTGCACTGCGCACCTAAGAGgagagaaaattatttttacctTACAGGAAAACAGGCTACTTAATGCTGTATTATTTCTTGTCCATAGGACGCTCACCAGCCTGCTgatctcttcctgtctgtccgGTGCAGAGCGGGCTGTTGCTTTGATCATGGTTGACGTCTGGTTATCTGTCAGTTTTTTAATACAACGCTGTCCGGCCACAATATTGCACACCTAAATGGAATAAACAAGTAAATCACGTTAATGCACCTCTTCAGCATAAGGTAGCAGATAACGTTTAGCTGGTTTAGTGGCTAAGGCAGCTGCCTGACATAGTAAGCTTTTAACATGCTGGTTAACTGGTTGTGAGGCCTGGTTGCTTATGAACATGAGCTAGCAGAAGAGGATTGACTGGTTTGGTAGAGGTATTACAAAGATGGGAGAGACACTTGGGTGAAgctagaattaaaaaaaatgttttaaaggtggttagggttagtgacagtgacagattaTCTTTATTAGTTTACCTTCCAAACACTATTTTTCCAGCATTTAACAGTGGAATCAAACAGTCCCCATCAGTCTTTACCTCCAGGGGCAGGTAGGTGTGCTTCTGTTCCTGGCCCACCTGCAGGCAAGGCATGTGTGGGTACTTCAGCTGCAGATTATACTTCTCTCTGAAGTACTGTGCCACTGTGCGCTCAACCGTCTGACCATTTTCAAGCTGCAACGGAAATCTGTGGATTTGAATGTAACAAGAGCCTCTTATTAATGTGAACCAATAACAGCTTTGATTGTGGGTTCACAGCTAATGGAGGTGTGATGTGGAAACATACGTCTGGAGGCTGGCAGGGCGTCGTGTAACATTGCACACTCTGTACTTCCTACGCATGGTTCCACAGTGTGTCACTTCCACTTTAAGGCCTGTGAGGATGGTGGAATCATCAACATAAATAGCTATCAGTAAAACTGAACCAAAGCCTTCATTCAGTGAACGTAACGACTCGTTAGACAACAAACAGTCAATCAAAATTCATTACACCTCCTTAATGCATTTCTATTACACATTTATAAGCTTGCAACAACATCAAATTGCAGAAAGATCCCAAAACAGAGcacacaaagcaacacaggATGAGGTTTGTAGCTGTGGTGCACTGAAAACGAGCAGAGGCTGCCTTTCCTTGGTAACATACCTTTGATCTCTTTGGTAAACTTGACCCTGTGGGAGTCAGTGAGTGGGCGGGGCTGCTCGTCAATGTTGTGAATGTCCAGGACTTCGCACATGAACTGGATGACTGGCTGGGCTTTATAAAAGGCTGTGGCCGACACTGAAATGACACAGTACGGTTTAAGGTTCATCCAGAACTATGTAGTAATAAACTATATTAGGAAAAAATACCTAAGTTAATAAGTTCGACCAGATTAATTAAGAACACTTAGGCCTAAAGCAAAAAAGGATGTTGACATCTACACTAAAGTCTGTTTACCGAACACCTCTAAAACTCACATACTACTGTAGTACCCCAACT
Above is a genomic segment from Anabas testudineus chromosome 11, fAnaTes1.2, whole genome shotgun sequence containing:
- the ago3b gene encoding protein argonaute-3 isoform X1 → MEIGTTGAVGAEALFSLPRRPGYGSIGKPIKLLANCFQVEIPKIDVYLYEVDIKPDKCPRRVNREVVDTMVQHFKVTIFGDRLPVYDGKKSLYTASPLPVATAGVDLDVTLPGEGGKDRSFKVNIRFVSLVSWHMLHEVLTGHGVPEPVDLEKPISTNPVHAVDVVLRHLPSMKYTPVGRSFFSSPEGYDHPLGGGREVWFGFHQSVRPAMWKMMLNIDVSATAFYKAQPVIQFMCEVLDIHNIDEQPRPLTDSHRVKFTKEIKGLKVEVTHCGTMRRKYRVCNVTRRPASLQTFPLQLENGQTVERTVAQYFREKYNLQLKYPHMPCLQVGQEQKHTYLPLEVCNIVAGQRCIKKLTDNQTSTMIKATARSAPDRQEEISRLVRSANYEADPFVQEFQFRVRDEMAQVTGRVLPAPMLQYGGRVSSEPFMHQQINPALSLQNRTVATPSHGVWDMRGKQFHTGVEIKMWAIACFATQRQCREEILKIFTDQLRKISKDAGMPIQGQPCFCKYAQGADSVEPMFRHLKNTYAGLQLIIVILPGKTPVYAEVKRVGDTLLGMATQCVQVKNVVKTSPQTLSNLCLKINVKLGGINNILVPNQRPSVFQQPVIFLGADVTHPPAGDGKKPSIAAVVGSMDAHPSRYCATVRVQRPRQEVIQDLASMVRELLIQFYKSTRYKPTRIIFYRDGVSEGQFRQVLYYELLAIREACISLEKEYQPGITYIVVQKRHHTRLFCADRNERVGRSGNIPAGTTVDTDITHPYEFDFYLCSHAGIQGTSRPSHYHVLWDDNCFTADEFQLLTYQLCHTYVRCTRSVSIPAPAYYAHLVAFRARYHLVDKEHDSAEGSHVSGQSNGRDPQALAKAVQIHHDTLRTMYFA
- the ago3b gene encoding protein argonaute-3 isoform X2, with translation MEIGTTGAVGAEALFSLPRRPGYGSIGKPIKLLANCFQVEIPKIDVYLYEVDIKPDKCPRRVNREVVDTMVQHFKVTIFGDRLPVYDGKKSLYTASPLPVATAGVDLDVTLPGEGGKDRSFKVNIRFVSLVSWHMLHEVLTGHGVPEPVDLEKPISTNPVHAVDVVLRHLPSMKYTPVGRSFFSSPEGYDHPLGGGREVWFGFHQSVRPAMWKMMLNIDVSATAFYKAQPVIQFMCEVLDIHNIDEQPRPLTDSHRVKFTKEIKGLKVEVTHCGTMRRKYRVCNVTRRPASLQTFPLQLENGQTVERTVAQYFREKYNLQLKYPHMPCLQVGQEQKHTYLPLEVCNIVAGQRCIKKLTDNQTSTMIKATARSAPDRQEEISRLVRSANYEADPFVQEFQFRVRDEMAQVTGRVLPAPMLQYGGRHQQINPALSLQNRTVATPSHGVWDMRGKQFHTGVEIKMWAIACFATQRQCREEILKIFTDQLRKISKDAGMPIQGQPCFCKYAQGADSVEPMFRHLKNTYAGLQLIIVILPGKTPVYAEVKRVGDTLLGMATQCVQVKNVVKTSPQTLSNLCLKINVKLGGINNILVPNQRPSVFQQPVIFLGADVTHPPAGDGKKPSIAAVVGSMDAHPSRYCATVRVQRPRQEVIQDLASMVRELLIQFYKSTRYKPTRIIFYRDGVSEGQFRQVLYYELLAIREACISLEKEYQPGITYIVVQKRHHTRLFCADRNERVGRSGNIPAGTTVDTDITHPYEFDFYLCSHAGIQGTSRPSHYHVLWDDNCFTADEFQLLTYQLCHTYVRCTRSVSIPAPAYYAHLVAFRARYHLVDKEHDSAEGSHVSGQSNGRDPQALAKAVQIHHDTLRTMYFA
- the ago3b gene encoding protein argonaute-3 isoform X3, whose product is MEIGTTGAVGAEALFSLPRRPGYGSIGKPIKLLANCFQVEIPKIDVYLYEVDIKPDKCPRRVNREVVDTMVQHFKVTIFGDRLPVYDGKKSLYTASPLPVATAGVDLDVTLPGEGGKDRSFKVNIRFVSLVSWHMLHEVLTGHGVPEPVDLEKPISTNPVHAVDVVLRHLPSMKYTPVGRSFFSSPEGYDHPLGGGREVWFGFHQSVRPAMWKMMLNIDVSATAFYKAQPVIQFMCEVLDIHNIDEQPRPLTDSHRVKFTKEIKGLKVEVTHCGTMRRKYRVCNVTRRPASLQTFPLQLENGQTVERTVAQYFREKYNLQLKYPHMPCLQVGQEQKHTYLPLEVCNIVAGQRCIKKLTDNQTSTMIKATARSAPDRQEEISRLVRSANYEADPFVQEFQFRVRDEMAQVTGRVLPAPMLQYGGRVSSEPFMNRTVATPSHGVWDMRGKQFHTGVEIKMWAIACFATQRQCREEILKIFTDQLRKISKDAGMPIQGQPCFCKYAQGADSVEPMFRHLKNTYAGLQLIIVILPGKTPVYAEVKRVGDTLLGMATQCVQVKNVVKTSPQTLSNLCLKINVKLGGINNILVPNQRPSVFQQPVIFLGADVTHPPAGDGKKPSIAAVVGSMDAHPSRYCATVRVQRPRQEVIQDLASMVRELLIQFYKSTRYKPTRIIFYRDGVSEGQFRQVLYYELLAIREACISLEKEYQPGITYIVVQKRHHTRLFCADRNERVGRSGNIPAGTTVDTDITHPYEFDFYLCSHAGIQGTSRPSHYHVLWDDNCFTADEFQLLTYQLCHTYVRCTRSVSIPAPAYYAHLVAFRARYHLVDKEHDSAEGSHVSGQSNGRDPQALAKAVQIHHDTLRTMYFA
- the ago3b gene encoding protein argonaute-3 isoform X4 is translated as MEIGTTGAVGAEALFSLPRRPGYGSIGKPIKLLANCFQVEIPKIDVYLYEVDIKPDKCPRRVNREVVDTMVQHFKVTIFGDRLPVYDGKKSLYTASPLPVATAGVDLDVTLPGEGGKDRSFKVNIRFVSLVSWHMLHEVLTGHGVPEPVDLEKPISTNPVHAVDVVLRHLPSMKYTPVGRSFFSSPEGYDHPLGGGREVWFGFHQSVRPAMWKMMLNIDVSATAFYKAQPVIQFMCEVLDIHNIDEQPRPLTDSHRVKFTKEIKGLKVEVTHCGTMRRKYRVCNVTRRPASLQTFPLQLENGQTVERTVAQYFREKYNLQLKYPHMPCLQVGQEQKHTYLPLEVCNIVAGQRCIKKLTDNQTSTMIKATARSAPDRQEEISRLVRSANYEADPFVQEFQFRVRDEMAQVTGRVLPAPMLQYGGRNRTVATPSHGVWDMRGKQFHTGVEIKMWAIACFATQRQCREEILKIFTDQLRKISKDAGMPIQGQPCFCKYAQGADSVEPMFRHLKNTYAGLQLIIVILPGKTPVYAEVKRVGDTLLGMATQCVQVKNVVKTSPQTLSNLCLKINVKLGGINNILVPNQRPSVFQQPVIFLGADVTHPPAGDGKKPSIAAVVGSMDAHPSRYCATVRVQRPRQEVIQDLASMVRELLIQFYKSTRYKPTRIIFYRDGVSEGQFRQVLYYELLAIREACISLEKEYQPGITYIVVQKRHHTRLFCADRNERVGRSGNIPAGTTVDTDITHPYEFDFYLCSHAGIQGTSRPSHYHVLWDDNCFTADEFQLLTYQLCHTYVRCTRSVSIPAPAYYAHLVAFRARYHLVDKEHDSAEGSHVSGQSNGRDPQALAKAVQIHHDTLRTMYFA